The genome window GGATGCCGGTGCTCGAGTAGACGCGCTCGGCACCGACGTCCGACAGCACGTCCGCCATCACCCCGCTGGTGCGGGAGTCCCGGTAGTGCACCGGGTTGCCGAGCAGCCGCCCGGACGCGTCGAGCAGTCCGTAGTCGACGGCCCAGGAGTCGATGCCCGCGGAGTCGAGCCGTCCGGCGGTCTGCTGCGCCTGGCGGAGACCGTGCAGCATGCTGCGGTGCAGCGAGAGCACGTCCCAGTGCAGCGTCCCGGCCACCCGCACCGGCTCGTTGGCGAACCGGTGGACCTCGGAGAGCTGCAGCTGGTCAGCTCCCACGGCACCGACGACGACCCGGCCGCTGGACGCGCCGAGGTCGACGGCGGCGACCGTGGCGAGCGCGGTCACCTCAGGAACGCGGCGGCGACGCCCGCGTCGACCGGGACGTGCAGGCCCGTCGTGTGGGTCAGGTCCCCTCCGCACAGGGCGAAGACCGCGTTGGCGACGTGCTCGGGCAGGACCTCGCGCTTGAGCAGGGTGCGCTGCGCGTAGTAGGCGCCGAGCTCCTCCTCCGGGACGCCGTACACCGCGGCGCGGGAGGCACCCCAGCCGCCGGCGAAGATGCCCGACCCGCGGACGACTCCGTCGGGGTTGATGCCGTTGACCCGGATCTGGTGCGGCCCCAGCTCGGCCGCGAGCAGCCGGACCTGGTGGGCCTGGTCGGCCTTCGTCGCGCCGTAGGCGATGTTGTTGGGGCCGGCGAAGATGCTGTTCTTGCTGGAGATGTAGACGATGTCGCCGCCCATCTCCTGCTCGATCATGATCCGCGCCGACTCGCGGGCGACGAGGAACGAGCCCTTGGCCATCACGTCGTGCTGCAGGTCCCAGTCGCGCTCGGTGGTCTCGAGCAGCGACTTCGACAGCGAGAGGCCGGCGTTGTTGACCACGAGGTCCACCCCGCCGAAGGCGAGCACGGCCTCCCGCAGGGCCGCCGCCACCGCCTCGCCGTCGGACACGTCGGCCGCGACGCCCACCGCCACGTCGGCACCGCCGATGTCGGCGGCCGCCGCCTGCGCCTTGCCCAGGTCGAGGTCGGCGATGACGACGCACGCGCCCTCGGCCGCGAGCCGGGTGGCGATGGCCTTGCCGATGCCAGATGCCGCGCCGGTGACGAACGCGATGCGCGACTGCAGCGGCTTCGGCTTCGGCATCCGCTGGAGCTTGGCCTCCTCGAGCGACCAGTACTCGATGCGGAACTTCTCGTTCTCCTCGATCGGGGAGTAGGTGGAGATCGCCTCCGCGCCCCGCATGACGTTGATGGCGTTGACGTAGAACTCGCCCGCCACTCGCGCCGTCTGCTTGTTGGCGCCGAACGAGAACATGCCGACGCCCGGCACCAGCACGATCGCCGGGTCCGCGCCGCGCATGGCGGGCGACTCCGGGGTCGCGTGCCGCTCGTAGTAGGCGGCGTAGTCGGCGCGGTAGGCCGCGTGCAGCTCCTCCAACCGGGCGACCGTGTCCTCCACCGGCGCCGTCGCCGGCAGGTCGAGCACCATAGGCCGCACCTTGGTGCGCAGGAAGTGGTCGGGGCAGCTGGTGCCCAGGGCCGCCAGCTCGGGGTGCCGCTCGCTCGCGAGGAAGTCGAGGACCACGTCGCTGTCGGTGAAGTGGCCGACCTGCGGCTTGTCGGTCGAGGCGAGACCGCGGATGACCGGCGCGAGCCGGGCCGCACGCGTACGCCGCTCCTCCTCTGGCAGCGCGACGTAGCCCTCCAGCGGGGCGCCGAACGGATCGGCCGCACCCTTCTCGGCGATGTACGCAGCGGCGCGCTCGATGATCGACAGCGAGTGGCGCTCGCACTCCTCGCTGGTGCGGCCCCACGCGGTGATCCCGTGCCCGCCGAGGATGCAGCCGATCGCCTGCGGGTTCGCCTGCTTGACGGCCGCGATGTCGAGGCCGAGCTGGAAGCCCGGACGACGCCACGGCACCCAGACGACGTCGTCGCCGAAGCACTCCTTGGTCAGCGCCTCGCCGTCGGCCGCGGTCGCGAACGCGATGCCGGCGTCGGGGTGCAGGTGGTCGACGTGGTCTGCGTCGACCAGGCCGTGCATCGCGGTGTCGATGCTCGGGGCCGCGCCGCCCTTGCCGTGCAGGCAGTAGTCGAACGCGGCGACCATCTCGTCCTCGCGCTCGACGCCGGGGTAGACGTCGACCAGCGAGCGCAGCCGGTCGAGGCGCAGCACGGCCAGGCCGCTCTCCGTCAGCGCGCCGAGGTCACCGCCGGACCCCTTGACCCACAGCAGCTCCACCGGCTGTCCGGTGACCGGGTCCGTCGCGGCGCCCTTGGCCGAGGTGTTGCCGCCTGCGTAGTTGGTGTTCTTCGGGTCCGCGCCGAGCCGGTTGGACCGGGCGACCAGCTCCTCGACCGTGCTCATGCTCCCCATCCCGCCTGGTTGCCGCCCACCCGGTCGGCGGCGATCTGGTCCTGGTAGCCCGATGCCTTGTAAGCGGCGATCGGGTCGCGCGGCAGCCCGCGCTCCTCGCGCTGGTCGGCCAGGAGCCCGCGCACGTCGGTGTTGAACGCGTCCATGAGCAGCCCGTTGGCGCCGAGCACGTCACCGGCCAGCTGCGCGGCCTTCAGCGCCTCGCGGTCCACGAGCAGCGCCTTGGCCATGGACTCGAGCACGTTGAGGACCGAGCGGATCTGGCCCTGGACCTTCGGCTCGATGTTGTGGCACTGGTCGAGCATGAAGTTCACGCCCGACGACGGCAGGTGCGCGTCCTGCTGCACGATCTCGTGCAGGATGCGGAAGAGCTGGAACGGGTCTGCCGCGCCGACCATCAGGTCGTCGTCGGCGTAGAACCGCGAGTTGAAGTCGAAGGCGCCGAGGCGGCCGTGGCGCAGCAGCTGCGCCACGATGAACTCGATGTTGGTGCCCGGCGCGTGGTGCCCGGTGTCGAGCACCACCAGCGCCTTGTCCCCCAGCGCCAGGCAGTGCAGCAGCGACGTGCCCCAGTCGGGGACGTCCATCGAGTAGAAGTAGGGCTCGAAGAACTTGTACTCCAGCAGCAGCCGGTGGTCCTCGCCCAGCGCCGCGTAGACCTGCTGCAGCGAGTCGGCCAGCCGCTCCTGGCGGTCGCGCAGCGAGTCCTGCCCCGGGTAGTTGAGCCCGTCGGGCAGCCAGACCTTGAGGTCCTTCGAGCCGGTCGCGTGCATGACCTCGATGCACTCGAGGTGGTGCGCCACCGCCTTGGCCCGCACCGCCTTGTCGGCGTGCGTCAGCGAGCCGAGCATGTAGGCGTCGTCCTGGAAGAGGTTGGAGTTGATCGCGCCGACCGACACACCCTGGTCCGCCGCGTACGCCGCCAGCGTGCCGTAGTCGTCCACGCGGTCCCACGGGATGTGCAGCGACACCCGCGGCGACGCTCCGGTGAACCGGTGCACCTGCGCGGCGTCCGCGACCTTCTCGAACGGGTCGCGCGGCACCCCCGGCTGCGAGAACACCTTGAAGCGGGTGCCGGAGTTGCCGTAGGCCCACGAGGGGACCTCGATGGTGAAGTCGGCGAGGCCGTCGCGGACCCGGAGGGTCACGTCAGGGTCGTGGGCAGTCATGCGGTGTCTCCATGCCACCCGGACGACAGGTGGGCTTGTTGTGAAACGGTTCAGTCGGACGCCGCCACCCTAGGCCGGGCAGAGAGAGCGGTCAACACCTCCCTGGTGCACGTTCCGGGGCCCCTGTCGAGAACTGACACCTGGCTATGCTGTTGACACGTTCCAAGCAATCGGGCCCTGGTCCGGCGGCGGCGCCGTGCGCGGCGACAGACAGGAGGTCGCATGTCGTCA of Motilibacter peucedani contains these proteins:
- the rhaI gene encoding L-rhamnose isomerase, whose product is MTAHDPDVTLRVRDGLADFTIEVPSWAYGNSGTRFKVFSQPGVPRDPFEKVADAAQVHRFTGASPRVSLHIPWDRVDDYGTLAAYAADQGVSVGAINSNLFQDDAYMLGSLTHADKAVRAKAVAHHLECIEVMHATGSKDLKVWLPDGLNYPGQDSLRDRQERLADSLQQVYAALGEDHRLLLEYKFFEPYFYSMDVPDWGTSLLHCLALGDKALVVLDTGHHAPGTNIEFIVAQLLRHGRLGAFDFNSRFYADDDLMVGAADPFQLFRILHEIVQQDAHLPSSGVNFMLDQCHNIEPKVQGQIRSVLNVLESMAKALLVDREALKAAQLAGDVLGANGLLMDAFNTDVRGLLADQREERGLPRDPIAAYKASGYQDQIAADRVGGNQAGWGA
- a CDS encoding bifunctional aldolase/short-chain dehydrogenase — translated: MGSMSTVEELVARSNRLGADPKNTNYAGGNTSAKGAATDPVTGQPVELLWVKGSGGDLGALTESGLAVLRLDRLRSLVDVYPGVEREDEMVAAFDYCLHGKGGAAPSIDTAMHGLVDADHVDHLHPDAGIAFATAADGEALTKECFGDDVVWVPWRRPGFQLGLDIAAVKQANPQAIGCILGGHGITAWGRTSEECERHSLSIIERAAAYIAEKGAADPFGAPLEGYVALPEEERRTRAARLAPVIRGLASTDKPQVGHFTDSDVVLDFLASERHPELAALGTSCPDHFLRTKVRPMVLDLPATAPVEDTVARLEELHAAYRADYAAYYERHATPESPAMRGADPAIVLVPGVGMFSFGANKQTARVAGEFYVNAINVMRGAEAISTYSPIEENEKFRIEYWSLEEAKLQRMPKPKPLQSRIAFVTGAASGIGKAIATRLAAEGACVVIADLDLGKAQAAAADIGGADVAVGVAADVSDGEAVAAALREAVLAFGGVDLVVNNAGLSLSKSLLETTERDWDLQHDVMAKGSFLVARESARIMIEQEMGGDIVYISSKNSIFAGPNNIAYGATKADQAHQVRLLAAELGPHQIRVNGINPDGVVRGSGIFAGGWGASRAAVYGVPEEELGAYYAQRTLLKREVLPEHVANAVFALCGGDLTHTTGLHVPVDAGVAAAFLR